From the genome of Salvelinus namaycush isolate Seneca chromosome 10, SaNama_1.0, whole genome shotgun sequence, one region includes:
- the LOC120054459 gene encoding SWI/SNF-related matrix-associated actin-dependent regulator of chromatin subfamily E member 1-related-like isoform X4 — translation MGGVKQEQNDGPPPRGMPSSDAAHEEPVKKRGWPKGKKRKKVLPNGPKAPVTGYVRFLNERREQIRAKYPDLPFPEITKRLGAEWSCLAPHDKQRFLDEAEREKLQYARELREYQQSEAYQITSAKIQDKKVKREESPSVIINANSSGSAALKGSDYLSNRFDVPIFTEEFLDQNKAREAELRRLRKANVEFEEQNAVLQKHIADMYSAKERLEAELGQDELRTQALHRHLLAIKHTLVSSLSTVALPGTGETPSLGTLDSYLSRLSGTLESNPHEHRALLTQLRDVLSHLDSEKL, via the exons ATGGGAGGTGTGAAACAGGAGCAGAATGATGGACCACCACCAAGAGGCATGCCGTCCTCTGATGCAGCACACGAAGAG CCTGTGAAGAAGAGGGGTTGGCCAAAGGGTAAGAAGAGAAAGAAGGTTTTGCCCAACGGTCCCAAGGCACCAGTGACTGGATATGTGCGCTTTCTGAATGAACGACGAGAGCAGATCCGTGCTAAGTACCCTGACCTGCCCTTTCCAGAAATTACCAAGAGGTTGGGCGCAGAGTGGAGCTGCTTAGCACCTCATGACAAACAG CGCTTCCTAGATGAGGCGGAGCGAGAAAAGCTGCAGTATGCCCGGGAGCTGAGAGAATACCAACAGAGTGAGGCCTATCAGATCACCAGTGCCAAAATCCAGGACAAGAAGGTCAAGAGAG aggAGTCTCCATCTGTCATTATCAATGCCAACAGTTCTGGATCAGCTGCTCTGAAG GGTTCAGACTACCTGTCCAACAGATTTGATGTTCCAATATTCACAGAGGAGTTCCTGGACCAGAACAAGG CCCGGGAAGCAGAGCTTCGGCGTCTTCGCAAAGCCAACGTTGAGTTTGAGGAGCAGAACGCCGTGCTGCAGAAGCACATAGCAGACATGTACAGCGCCAAAGAGAGGCTGGAAGCTGAACTGGGGCAGGATGAGCTCCGGACGCAGGCCTTACACAGGCACCTGCTGGCCATCAAACACACCCTCGTCAGCAGTCTGTCCACCGTGGCCCTGCCAG GCACAGGTGAGACCCCCTCTCTTGGTACCCTGGACTCTTACCTGAGTCGCCTGAGTGGTACTCTGGAGAGCAACCCTCATGAGCACCGTGCCTTGCTGACTCAGCTTCGCGATgtcctttctcacctggacag TGAGAAGCTATGA
- the LOC120054459 gene encoding SWI/SNF-related matrix-associated actin-dependent regulator of chromatin subfamily E member 1-related-like isoform X3, translating to MGGVKQEQNDGPPPRGMPSSDAAHEEHIRSLSVQPVKKRGWPKGKKRKKVLPNGPKAPVTGYVRFLNERREQIRAKYPDLPFPEITKRLGAEWSCLAPHDKQRFLDEAEREKLQYARELREYQQSEAYQITSAKIQDKKVKREESPSVIINANSSGSAALKGSDYLSNRFDVPIFTEEFLDQNKAREAELRRLRKANVEFEEQNAVLQKHIADMYSAKERLEAELGQDELRTQALHRHLLAIKHTLVSSLSTVALPGTGETPSLGTLDSYLSRLSGTLESNPHEHRALLTQLRDVLSHLDSEKL from the exons ATGGGAGGTGTGAAACAGGAGCAGAATGATGGACCACCACCAAGAGGCATGCCGTCCTCTGATGCAGCACACGAAGAG CATATCCGTTCTCTTTCTGTACAGCCTGTGAAGAAGAGGGGTTGGCCAAAGGGTAAGAAGAGAAAGAAGGTTTTGCCCAACGGTCCCAAGGCACCAGTGACTGGATATGTGCGCTTTCTGAATGAACGACGAGAGCAGATCCGTGCTAAGTACCCTGACCTGCCCTTTCCAGAAATTACCAAGAGGTTGGGCGCAGAGTGGAGCTGCTTAGCACCTCATGACAAACAG CGCTTCCTAGATGAGGCGGAGCGAGAAAAGCTGCAGTATGCCCGGGAGCTGAGAGAATACCAACAGAGTGAGGCCTATCAGATCACCAGTGCCAAAATCCAGGACAAGAAGGTCAAGAGAG aggAGTCTCCATCTGTCATTATCAATGCCAACAGTTCTGGATCAGCTGCTCTGAAG GGTTCAGACTACCTGTCCAACAGATTTGATGTTCCAATATTCACAGAGGAGTTCCTGGACCAGAACAAGG CCCGGGAAGCAGAGCTTCGGCGTCTTCGCAAAGCCAACGTTGAGTTTGAGGAGCAGAACGCCGTGCTGCAGAAGCACATAGCAGACATGTACAGCGCCAAAGAGAGGCTGGAAGCTGAACTGGGGCAGGATGAGCTCCGGACGCAGGCCTTACACAGGCACCTGCTGGCCATCAAACACACCCTCGTCAGCAGTCTGTCCACCGTGGCCCTGCCAG GCACAGGTGAGACCCCCTCTCTTGGTACCCTGGACTCTTACCTGAGTCGCCTGAGTGGTACTCTGGAGAGCAACCCTCATGAGCACCGTGCCTTGCTGACTCAGCTTCGCGATgtcctttctcacctggacag TGAGAAGCTATGA
- the LOC120054459 gene encoding SWI/SNF-related matrix-associated actin-dependent regulator of chromatin subfamily E member 1-related-like isoform X2 — protein MFLLAYLITSLTHFTSCSDIMGGVKQEQNDGPPPRGMPSSDAAHEEPVKKRGWPKGKKRKKVLPNGPKAPVTGYVRFLNERREQIRAKYPDLPFPEITKRLGAEWSCLAPHDKQRFLDEAEREKLQYARELREYQQSEAYQITSAKIQDKKVKREESPSVIINANSSGSAALKGSDYLSNRFDVPIFTEEFLDQNKAREAELRRLRKANVEFEEQNAVLQKHIADMYSAKERLEAELGQDELRTQALHRHLLAIKHTLVSSLSTVALPGTGETPSLGTLDSYLSRLSGTLESNPHEHRALLTQLRDVLSHLDSEKL, from the exons ATGTTCCTTTTGGCATATTTAATCACATCTCTGACGCATTTTACGTCATGTTCA GATATCATGGGAGGTGTGAAACAGGAGCAGAATGATGGACCACCACCAAGAGGCATGCCGTCCTCTGATGCAGCACACGAAGAG CCTGTGAAGAAGAGGGGTTGGCCAAAGGGTAAGAAGAGAAAGAAGGTTTTGCCCAACGGTCCCAAGGCACCAGTGACTGGATATGTGCGCTTTCTGAATGAACGACGAGAGCAGATCCGTGCTAAGTACCCTGACCTGCCCTTTCCAGAAATTACCAAGAGGTTGGGCGCAGAGTGGAGCTGCTTAGCACCTCATGACAAACAG CGCTTCCTAGATGAGGCGGAGCGAGAAAAGCTGCAGTATGCCCGGGAGCTGAGAGAATACCAACAGAGTGAGGCCTATCAGATCACCAGTGCCAAAATCCAGGACAAGAAGGTCAAGAGAG aggAGTCTCCATCTGTCATTATCAATGCCAACAGTTCTGGATCAGCTGCTCTGAAG GGTTCAGACTACCTGTCCAACAGATTTGATGTTCCAATATTCACAGAGGAGTTCCTGGACCAGAACAAGG CCCGGGAAGCAGAGCTTCGGCGTCTTCGCAAAGCCAACGTTGAGTTTGAGGAGCAGAACGCCGTGCTGCAGAAGCACATAGCAGACATGTACAGCGCCAAAGAGAGGCTGGAAGCTGAACTGGGGCAGGATGAGCTCCGGACGCAGGCCTTACACAGGCACCTGCTGGCCATCAAACACACCCTCGTCAGCAGTCTGTCCACCGTGGCCCTGCCAG GCACAGGTGAGACCCCCTCTCTTGGTACCCTGGACTCTTACCTGAGTCGCCTGAGTGGTACTCTGGAGAGCAACCCTCATGAGCACCGTGCCTTGCTGACTCAGCTTCGCGATgtcctttctcacctggacag TGAGAAGCTATGA
- the LOC120054459 gene encoding SWI/SNF-related matrix-associated actin-dependent regulator of chromatin subfamily E member 1-related-like isoform X1, with product MFLLAYLITSLTHFTSCSDIMGGVKQEQNDGPPPRGMPSSDAAHEEHIRSLSVQPVKKRGWPKGKKRKKVLPNGPKAPVTGYVRFLNERREQIRAKYPDLPFPEITKRLGAEWSCLAPHDKQRFLDEAEREKLQYARELREYQQSEAYQITSAKIQDKKVKREESPSVIINANSSGSAALKGSDYLSNRFDVPIFTEEFLDQNKAREAELRRLRKANVEFEEQNAVLQKHIADMYSAKERLEAELGQDELRTQALHRHLLAIKHTLVSSLSTVALPGTGETPSLGTLDSYLSRLSGTLESNPHEHRALLTQLRDVLSHLDSEKL from the exons ATGTTCCTTTTGGCATATTTAATCACATCTCTGACGCATTTTACGTCATGTTCA GATATCATGGGAGGTGTGAAACAGGAGCAGAATGATGGACCACCACCAAGAGGCATGCCGTCCTCTGATGCAGCACACGAAGAG CATATCCGTTCTCTTTCTGTACAGCCTGTGAAGAAGAGGGGTTGGCCAAAGGGTAAGAAGAGAAAGAAGGTTTTGCCCAACGGTCCCAAGGCACCAGTGACTGGATATGTGCGCTTTCTGAATGAACGACGAGAGCAGATCCGTGCTAAGTACCCTGACCTGCCCTTTCCAGAAATTACCAAGAGGTTGGGCGCAGAGTGGAGCTGCTTAGCACCTCATGACAAACAG CGCTTCCTAGATGAGGCGGAGCGAGAAAAGCTGCAGTATGCCCGGGAGCTGAGAGAATACCAACAGAGTGAGGCCTATCAGATCACCAGTGCCAAAATCCAGGACAAGAAGGTCAAGAGAG aggAGTCTCCATCTGTCATTATCAATGCCAACAGTTCTGGATCAGCTGCTCTGAAG GGTTCAGACTACCTGTCCAACAGATTTGATGTTCCAATATTCACAGAGGAGTTCCTGGACCAGAACAAGG CCCGGGAAGCAGAGCTTCGGCGTCTTCGCAAAGCCAACGTTGAGTTTGAGGAGCAGAACGCCGTGCTGCAGAAGCACATAGCAGACATGTACAGCGCCAAAGAGAGGCTGGAAGCTGAACTGGGGCAGGATGAGCTCCGGACGCAGGCCTTACACAGGCACCTGCTGGCCATCAAACACACCCTCGTCAGCAGTCTGTCCACCGTGGCCCTGCCAG GCACAGGTGAGACCCCCTCTCTTGGTACCCTGGACTCTTACCTGAGTCGCCTGAGTGGTACTCTGGAGAGCAACCCTCATGAGCACCGTGCCTTGCTGACTCAGCTTCGCGATgtcctttctcacctggacag TGAGAAGCTATGA